One genomic window of Halictus rubicundus isolate RS-2024b chromosome 12, iyHalRubi1_principal, whole genome shotgun sequence includes the following:
- the Duox gene encoding dual oxidase isoform X6 codes for MPAAYSDGVYMLAGQDRPSPRKLSQLFMQGDDGLPSVKNRTALFAFFGQLVTSEIIMASESGCPIEYHRIDVDKCDPVFDKECQGNKYIPFRRADYDRRTGHSPNSPREQINKVTSWIDGSFIYSSSEAWANTMRSFKNGSLLMEPTRKFPVRNTMRAPLFNHAVPHVMRMLSPERLYLLGDPRTNQHPPLLALGILFYRWHNVIAARIQKEHPSMSDEDVFQKARRIVVGTLQNIILYEYLPILLNEELPRYSGYKPDLHPGISHIFQSAAFRYGHTLIPPGIYRRDENCEFRRTNTNQPAIRLCSTWWDSNEVLTNSTIEELIMGLVSQIAEKEDNLLGTDIRNNLFGPMEFSRRDLGALNIMRGRDNGLPDYNTARAHFKLPRRKTWNEINPELFNKNPSLLRTLVEIHSNNLNNIDVYVGGMLESRSGPGELFSAVIREQFLRLRDSDRFWFENEENGIFTKSEIEDIRRVSMWDVIINATGIQPASVQRNVFVWEVGDPCPQPYQLNSTILEPCVPLQRYDYFEGSELVYIYACVFLGFVPILCAGAGYGLVKLQNRRRRRLKILQEAIQKRSDGKICVDKMIVREWLHANHRRLVKVKFGPEAALHIVDRKGEKLRTFDFDDVNIVTMEESQENGNGHRKALVLLRIPRDYDLVLELDSLASRRKFIAKLEAFLASHKKHFMLSQVSRDIMLAKAETKERRQKKLEQFFREAYALTFGLRPGERRRRSEDSDSGEVVTVMRTSLSKSEFASALGMRADAVFVKKMFNIVDKDRDGRISFQEFLDTVLLFSRGKTEDKLRIIFDMCDKDCNGVIDKEELSEMLRSLVEIARTTSLSDDHVTELIDGMFQDAGLERKDYLTYNDFKLMMKEYKGDFVAIGLDCKGAKQNFLDTSTNVARMTSFHIDQLPPEDSKSWARKQWDAVSTFLEENRQNIFYLFVFYVTTIALFVERFIYYSFMAEHTDLRHIMGVGIAITRGSAAALSFCYSLLLLTMSRNLLTKLKEFSIQQYIPLDSHIQFHKIAACTALFFSVLHTVGHMVNFYHVSTQPLAHLRCLTSELSFPSDARLTISFWLFRTVTGLTGILLFVVMTIIFVFAHPTIRQKAYKFFWSTHSLYVVLYALCLIHGLARLTGSPRFWIFFVGPAIIYALDKVVSLRTKYMALDIIETELLPSDVIKIKFYRPPNLKYLSGQWIRLSCTAFRSNEFHSFTLTSAPHENFLSCHIKAQGPWTWKLRNYFDPCNYNPEDEHPKIRIEGPFGGGNQDWYKFEVAVMVGGGIGVTPYASMLNDLVFGTSTNRYSGVACKKVYFLWICPSHKHFEWFIDVLRDVERKDVTDVLEIHIFITQFFHKFDLRTTMLYICENHFQRLSKKSIFTGLKAINHFGRPDMTSFLKFVQKKHSYVSKIGVFSCGPRPLTKSVMSSCDEVNKGRRLPYFIHHFENFG; via the exons ATGCCGGCAGCGTATTCCGACGGAGTCTACATGCTGGCCGGCCAGGACAGACCTTCCCCGAGGAAGCTCAGCCAGCTCTTCATGCAAGGCGATGACGGCCTGCCGTCGGTCAAGAACAGGACAGCGTTGTTCGCTTTCTTCG GACAGCTGGTCACGTCGGAAATCATCATGGCCAGCGAAAGCGGCTGCCCCATAGAGTACCACCGCATCGATGTAGACAAATGCGATCCGGTTTTCGACAAGGAGTGCCAAGGTAACAAGTACATTCCCTTCCGCCGGGCGGATTATGATCGCCGAACCGGACACAGCCCGAACAGCCCCCGCGAGCAG ATAAACAAAGTGACGAGCTGGATCGACGGTAGCTTCATCTACTCGAGCAGCGAGGCATGGGCGAACACCATGAGGTCGTTCAAGAACGGAAGTCTCTTGATGGAACCAACAAGGAAATTCCCCGTGAGGAACACCATGCGCGCCCCGCTGTTCAATCATGCTGTTCCTCATGTGATGAGGATGCTGAGTCCCGAGCGTCTCTATC TTCTTGGTGACCCGAGGACGAATCAGCATCCACCTCTTCTGGCTCTGGGAATTTTGTTTTACCGGTGGCACAACGTGATTGCGGCCAGAATACAGAAGGAACATCCGAGCATGAGCGACGAGGATGTGTTCCAGAAGGCGCGACGTATCGTTGTGGGAACGCTTCAA AATATTATACTGTACGAGTATTTACCGATACTCCTGAACGAAGAGCTACCACGTTACTCGGGATACAAGCCGGATCTTCATCCAGGGATCAGTCACATATTCCAAAGCGCTGCTTTTCGATACGGACACACTCTTATACCCCCTGGAATATACCGTCGCGACGAAAACTGTGAATTCAGGAGGACCAACACCAATCAACCTGCCATAAGACTATGCTCCACATGGTGGGACTCGAAC GAAGTTTTAACGAACAGCACGATCGAGGAGCTCATAATGGGGCTCGTTTCGCAAATAGCCGAGAAAGAGGACAATCTTCTAGGCACCGATATCAGGAACAACCTCTTCGGCCCGATGGAGTTCTCCAGAAGAGACTTGGGAGCTCTGAACATCATGCGCGGACGGGACAACGGGCTTCCGGATTACAATACCGCCAGAGCGCACTTCAAGCTACCTCGTCGGAAGACCTGGAACGAGATCAACCCGGAATTGTTTAACAAGAATCCTTCCTTGTTGCGTACCTTGGTCGAGATTCACTCGAACAACTTGAACAACATCGACGTGTACGTCGGCGGAATGCTAGAGTCCAGATCGGGTCCTGGAGAACTGTTCTCCGCGGTTATCAGGGAACAGTTTCTTCGTTTGAGGGACTCCGATAGGTTCTGGTTCGAGAACGAGGAGAACGG GATCTTCACTAAAAGCGAAATCGAAGACATCCGTCGCGTCAGCATGTGGGATGTGATAATTAATGCCACTGGAATCCAACCGGCATCTGTGCAGAGGAACGTGTTCGTCTGGGAAGTGGGTGACCCTTGTCCTCAGCCTTACCAGTTGAACTCCACCATACTGGAACCCTGTGTTCCTCTACAGCGTTATGATTATTTCGAG GGAAGCGAGCTGGTGTACATTTATGCCTGCGTGTTCCTCGGCTTCGTGCCGATCCTGTGCGCCGGCGCCGGCTACGGTTTAGTGAAATTACAAAATCGTCGCCGAAGGAGACTGAAGATCCTCCAGGAAGCGATCCAGAAGCGAAGCGACGGGAAGATCTGCGTGGACAAGATGATCGTGCGCGAGTGGCTGCACGCGAACCACCGCCGGCTGGTCAAGGTGAAATTCGGCCCGGAAGCCGCCCTTCACATCGTCGATCGGAAAGGGGAGAAATTGCGCACGTTCGACTTCGACGACGTGAACATCGTAACCATGGAGGAGTCCCAG GAAAATGGGAATGGTCATCGCAAGGCGTTGGTGCTCCTCCGTATACCGCGAGACTACGACCTTGTCCTTGAGCTGGATTCCTTGGCCTCGCGTAGAAAGTTCATTGCGAAACTGGAGGCATTCCTGGCGTCCCATAAGAAGCACTTCATGCTGTCCCAGGTCAGCCGGGACATTATGCTTGCGAAAGCGGAAACGAAGGAGCGTCGCCAGAAGAAACTCGAGCAG TTCTTCAGGGAAGCTTACGCGCTCACCTTTGGTCTGCGACCAGGTGAAAGGCGACGGCGTTCGGAAGATAGCGACAGCGGGGAAGTCGTCACCGTGATGCGGACCTCGCTTTCTAAAAGCGAGTTTGCCAGCGCGCTCGGCATGCGGGCGGACGCTGTCTTCGTGAAAAAGATGTTTAACATCGTCGATAAGGACAGGGATGGCCGCATTTCCTTCCAG GAGTTCCTGGACACGGTTCTTCTATTTTCGAGGGGTAAGACGGAGGACAAGTTGAGGATCATCTTCGACATGTGCGACAAGGACTGCAACGGAGTGATCGATAAGGAAGAACTATCGGAGATGCTGAGATCATTGGTGGAAATTGCACGGACCACCAGCTTGTCCGACGATCATGTTACAGAGCTGATAGACGGAATGTTCCAA gACGCCGGGCTTGAAAGGAAGGATTACCTCACTTACAATGACTTCAAGCTGATGATGAAAGAGTACAAAGGCGATTTCGTGGCGATCGGGCTCGATTGCAAGGGCGCGAAACAGAATTTCCTGGACACCTCGACGAACGTGGCGCGAATGACCAGTTTCCATATTGATCAACTTCCGCCAGAAGATTCGAAGAGCTGGGCGAGGAAGCAGTGGGACGCCGTGTCGACATTCCTCGAGGAAAACCGGCAGAACATATTCTACCTGTTTGTTTTCTACGTTACGACGATCGCCCTATTCGTCGAGCGATTTATAT ATTACTCCTTTATGGCAGAGCATACAGATTTAAGACACATCATGGGAGTAGGTATTGCCATAACTAGAGGATCAGCAGCTGCGTTGTCCTTCTGCTATAGTTTGTTGCTGTTAACCATGTCCCGCAATCTGCTGACCAAGCTGAAGGAGTTTTCGATCCAACAGTACATTCCACTGGACTCGCACATACAGTTCCACAAAATAGCCGCTTGCACAGCTTTGTTCTTTTCTGTTCTTCATACTGTGGGCCACATGGTGAATTTCTACCACGTCTCTACTCAACCGTTGGCTCATCTACGTTGCTTGACGAGCGAACTGAGTTTTCCCAGCGACGCTCGTTTGACCATTTCCTTCTGGCTCTTTAGAACTGTAACAG GTTTGACCGGAATTTTGCTGTTCGTCGTGATGACGATAATTTTTGTATTCGCCCATCCGACCATCCGCCAAAAAGCCTACAAATTCTTCTGGTCGACTCACAGCCTGTACGTTGTGCTGTACGCGCTCTGTCTGATTCATGGTTTGGCTCGGTTAACCGGTTCCCCGCGGTTCTGGATTTTCTTTGTTGGTCCAGCGATAATCTACGCTCTGGATAAG GTGGTCAGCCTTCGGACGAAGTACATGGCGTTGGACATCATCGAGACGGAATTATTGCCATCGGACGTGATAAAGATCAAGTTCTACAGGCCACCGAATTTAAAGTACTTGTCTGGCCAATGGATCCGGCTCTCCTGCACCGCCTTCCGGTCGAATGAATTCCACTCGTTCACCTTGACCTCGGCGCCGCACGAGAACTTTCTATCCTGCCACATCAAGGCTCAAGGTCCCTGGACCTGGAAGCTCAGGAATTATTTCGATCCCTGCAATTACAATCCGGAGGATGAACATCCGAAGATCAGGATAGAAGGTCCGTTCGGAGGTGGGAATCAAGACTGGTACAAATTCGAGGTCGCGGTGATGGTTGGCGGTGGTATCGGGGTCACTCCTTACGCCTCTATGCTCAATGACCTTGTTTTTGGAACGTCCACCAATAGGTACTCGGGAGTCGCCTGTAAAAAG GTCTATTTCCTGTGGATATGTCCTTCGCACAAGCACTTCGAGTGGTTCATCGACGTCCTCAGGGATGTTGAGCGGAAAGACGTCACCGATGTCTTAGaaattcatatatttattacacaatttttccataaattcGATTTGCGTACTACTATGTTG TATATTTGCGAGAACCACTTTCAAAGACTATCCAAGAAGAGCATCTTCACGGGACTGAAAGCGATAAATCATTTTGGTCGACCCGACATGACCTCGTTCTTGAAGTTTGTTCAGAAAAAACACAGCTAC GTCAGCAAAATAGGAGTATTTAGTTGCGGACCACGCCCCCTGACGAAGAGCGTGATGTCCTCCTGCGATGAGGTGAACAAAGGCCGTCGCCTGCCTTACTTCATCCATCATTTCGAGAACTTCGGCTAG
- the Duox gene encoding dual oxidase isoform X5 yields MSHRTGQEARITVSLSTTLHPGVLHNYADKQRYDGWYNNLAHPDWGSIDSRLIRKMPAAYSDGVYMLAGQDRPSPRKLSQLFMQGDDGLPSVKNRTALFAFFGQLVTSEIIMASESGCPIEYHRIDVDKCDPVFDKECQGNKYIPFRRADYDRRTGHSPNSPREQINKVTSWIDGSFIYSSSEAWANTMRSFKNGSLLMEPTRKFPVRNTMRAPLFNHAVPHVMRMLSPERLYLLGDPRTNQHPPLLALGILFYRWHNVIAARIQKEHPSMSDEDVFQKARRIVVGTLQNIILYEYLPILLNEELPRYSGYKPDLHPGISHIFQSAAFRYGHTLIPPGIYRRDENCEFRRTNTNQPAIRLCSTWWDSNEVLTNSTIEELIMGLVSQIAEKEDNLLGTDIRNNLFGPMEFSRRDLGALNIMRGRDNGLPDYNTARAHFKLPRRKTWNEINPELFNKNPSLLRTLVEIHSNNLNNIDVYVGGMLESRSGPGELFSAVIREQFLRLRDSDRFWFENEENGIFTKSEIEDIRRVSMWDVIINATGIQPASVQRNVFVWEVGDPCPQPYQLNSTILEPCVPLQRYDYFEGSELVYIYACVFLGFVPILCAGAGYGLVKLQNRRRRRLKILQEAIQKRSDGKICVDKMIVREWLHANHRRLVKVKFGPEAALHIVDRKGEKLRTFDFDDVNIVTMEESQENGNGHRKALVLLRIPRDYDLVLELDSLASRRKFIAKLEAFLASHKKHFMLSQVSRDIMLAKAETKERRQKKLEQFFREAYALTFGLRPGERRRRSEDSDSGEVVTVMRTSLSKSEFASALGMRADAVFVKKMFNIVDKDRDGRISFQEFLDTVLLFSRGKTEDKLRIIFDMCDKDCNGVIDKEELSEMLRSLVEIARTTSLSDDHVTELIDGMFQDAGLERKDYLTYNDFKLMMKEYKGDFVAIGLDCKGAKQNFLDTSTNVARMTSFHIDQLPPEDSKSWARKQWDAVSTFLEENRQNIFYLFVFYVTTIALFVERFIYYSFMAEHTDLRHIMGVGIAITRGSAAALSFCYSLLLLTMSRNLLTKLKEFSIQQYIPLDSHIQFHKIAACTALFFSVLHTVGHMVNFYHVSTQPLAHLRCLTSELSFPSDARLTISFWLFRTVTGLTGILLFVVMTIIFVFAHPTIRQKAYKFFWSTHSLYVVLYALCLIHGLARLTGSPRFWIFFVGPAIIYALDKVVSLRTKYMALDIIETELLPSDVIKIKFYRPPNLKYLSGQWIRLSCTAFRSNEFHSFTLTSAPHENFLSCHIKAQGPWTWKLRNYFDPCNYNPEDEHPKIRIEGPFGGGNQDWYKFEVAVMVGGGIGVTPYASMLNDLVFGTSTNRYSGVACKKVYFLWICPSHKHFEWFIDVLRDVERKDVTDVLEIHIFITQFFHKFDLRTTMLYICENHFQRLSKKSIFTGLKAINHFGRPDMTSFLKFVQKKHSYVSKIGVFSCGPRPLTKSVMSSCDEVNKGRRLPYFIHHFENFG; encoded by the exons ATGAGTCACCGAACCGGCCAAGAAGCAAGAATCACCGTGTCACTCTCCACTACACTGCACCCAG GAGTCCTTCACAACTATGCGGACAAGCAGAGGTACGATGGCTGGTACAACAATCTGGCGCATCCGGATTGGGGATCGATCG ACAGCAGGCTGATACGAAAGATGCCGGCAGCGTATTCCGACGGAGTCTACATGCTGGCCGGCCAGGACAGACCTTCCCCGAGGAAGCTCAGCCAGCTCTTCATGCAAGGCGATGACGGCCTGCCGTCGGTCAAGAACAGGACAGCGTTGTTCGCTTTCTTCG GACAGCTGGTCACGTCGGAAATCATCATGGCCAGCGAAAGCGGCTGCCCCATAGAGTACCACCGCATCGATGTAGACAAATGCGATCCGGTTTTCGACAAGGAGTGCCAAGGTAACAAGTACATTCCCTTCCGCCGGGCGGATTATGATCGCCGAACCGGACACAGCCCGAACAGCCCCCGCGAGCAG ATAAACAAAGTGACGAGCTGGATCGACGGTAGCTTCATCTACTCGAGCAGCGAGGCATGGGCGAACACCATGAGGTCGTTCAAGAACGGAAGTCTCTTGATGGAACCAACAAGGAAATTCCCCGTGAGGAACACCATGCGCGCCCCGCTGTTCAATCATGCTGTTCCTCATGTGATGAGGATGCTGAGTCCCGAGCGTCTCTATC TTCTTGGTGACCCGAGGACGAATCAGCATCCACCTCTTCTGGCTCTGGGAATTTTGTTTTACCGGTGGCACAACGTGATTGCGGCCAGAATACAGAAGGAACATCCGAGCATGAGCGACGAGGATGTGTTCCAGAAGGCGCGACGTATCGTTGTGGGAACGCTTCAA AATATTATACTGTACGAGTATTTACCGATACTCCTGAACGAAGAGCTACCACGTTACTCGGGATACAAGCCGGATCTTCATCCAGGGATCAGTCACATATTCCAAAGCGCTGCTTTTCGATACGGACACACTCTTATACCCCCTGGAATATACCGTCGCGACGAAAACTGTGAATTCAGGAGGACCAACACCAATCAACCTGCCATAAGACTATGCTCCACATGGTGGGACTCGAAC GAAGTTTTAACGAACAGCACGATCGAGGAGCTCATAATGGGGCTCGTTTCGCAAATAGCCGAGAAAGAGGACAATCTTCTAGGCACCGATATCAGGAACAACCTCTTCGGCCCGATGGAGTTCTCCAGAAGAGACTTGGGAGCTCTGAACATCATGCGCGGACGGGACAACGGGCTTCCGGATTACAATACCGCCAGAGCGCACTTCAAGCTACCTCGTCGGAAGACCTGGAACGAGATCAACCCGGAATTGTTTAACAAGAATCCTTCCTTGTTGCGTACCTTGGTCGAGATTCACTCGAACAACTTGAACAACATCGACGTGTACGTCGGCGGAATGCTAGAGTCCAGATCGGGTCCTGGAGAACTGTTCTCCGCGGTTATCAGGGAACAGTTTCTTCGTTTGAGGGACTCCGATAGGTTCTGGTTCGAGAACGAGGAGAACGG GATCTTCACTAAAAGCGAAATCGAAGACATCCGTCGCGTCAGCATGTGGGATGTGATAATTAATGCCACTGGAATCCAACCGGCATCTGTGCAGAGGAACGTGTTCGTCTGGGAAGTGGGTGACCCTTGTCCTCAGCCTTACCAGTTGAACTCCACCATACTGGAACCCTGTGTTCCTCTACAGCGTTATGATTATTTCGAG GGAAGCGAGCTGGTGTACATTTATGCCTGCGTGTTCCTCGGCTTCGTGCCGATCCTGTGCGCCGGCGCCGGCTACGGTTTAGTGAAATTACAAAATCGTCGCCGAAGGAGACTGAAGATCCTCCAGGAAGCGATCCAGAAGCGAAGCGACGGGAAGATCTGCGTGGACAAGATGATCGTGCGCGAGTGGCTGCACGCGAACCACCGCCGGCTGGTCAAGGTGAAATTCGGCCCGGAAGCCGCCCTTCACATCGTCGATCGGAAAGGGGAGAAATTGCGCACGTTCGACTTCGACGACGTGAACATCGTAACCATGGAGGAGTCCCAG GAAAATGGGAATGGTCATCGCAAGGCGTTGGTGCTCCTCCGTATACCGCGAGACTACGACCTTGTCCTTGAGCTGGATTCCTTGGCCTCGCGTAGAAAGTTCATTGCGAAACTGGAGGCATTCCTGGCGTCCCATAAGAAGCACTTCATGCTGTCCCAGGTCAGCCGGGACATTATGCTTGCGAAAGCGGAAACGAAGGAGCGTCGCCAGAAGAAACTCGAGCAG TTCTTCAGGGAAGCTTACGCGCTCACCTTTGGTCTGCGACCAGGTGAAAGGCGACGGCGTTCGGAAGATAGCGACAGCGGGGAAGTCGTCACCGTGATGCGGACCTCGCTTTCTAAAAGCGAGTTTGCCAGCGCGCTCGGCATGCGGGCGGACGCTGTCTTCGTGAAAAAGATGTTTAACATCGTCGATAAGGACAGGGATGGCCGCATTTCCTTCCAG GAGTTCCTGGACACGGTTCTTCTATTTTCGAGGGGTAAGACGGAGGACAAGTTGAGGATCATCTTCGACATGTGCGACAAGGACTGCAACGGAGTGATCGATAAGGAAGAACTATCGGAGATGCTGAGATCATTGGTGGAAATTGCACGGACCACCAGCTTGTCCGACGATCATGTTACAGAGCTGATAGACGGAATGTTCCAA gACGCCGGGCTTGAAAGGAAGGATTACCTCACTTACAATGACTTCAAGCTGATGATGAAAGAGTACAAAGGCGATTTCGTGGCGATCGGGCTCGATTGCAAGGGCGCGAAACAGAATTTCCTGGACACCTCGACGAACGTGGCGCGAATGACCAGTTTCCATATTGATCAACTTCCGCCAGAAGATTCGAAGAGCTGGGCGAGGAAGCAGTGGGACGCCGTGTCGACATTCCTCGAGGAAAACCGGCAGAACATATTCTACCTGTTTGTTTTCTACGTTACGACGATCGCCCTATTCGTCGAGCGATTTATAT ATTACTCCTTTATGGCAGAGCATACAGATTTAAGACACATCATGGGAGTAGGTATTGCCATAACTAGAGGATCAGCAGCTGCGTTGTCCTTCTGCTATAGTTTGTTGCTGTTAACCATGTCCCGCAATCTGCTGACCAAGCTGAAGGAGTTTTCGATCCAACAGTACATTCCACTGGACTCGCACATACAGTTCCACAAAATAGCCGCTTGCACAGCTTTGTTCTTTTCTGTTCTTCATACTGTGGGCCACATGGTGAATTTCTACCACGTCTCTACTCAACCGTTGGCTCATCTACGTTGCTTGACGAGCGAACTGAGTTTTCCCAGCGACGCTCGTTTGACCATTTCCTTCTGGCTCTTTAGAACTGTAACAG GTTTGACCGGAATTTTGCTGTTCGTCGTGATGACGATAATTTTTGTATTCGCCCATCCGACCATCCGCCAAAAAGCCTACAAATTCTTCTGGTCGACTCACAGCCTGTACGTTGTGCTGTACGCGCTCTGTCTGATTCATGGTTTGGCTCGGTTAACCGGTTCCCCGCGGTTCTGGATTTTCTTTGTTGGTCCAGCGATAATCTACGCTCTGGATAAG GTGGTCAGCCTTCGGACGAAGTACATGGCGTTGGACATCATCGAGACGGAATTATTGCCATCGGACGTGATAAAGATCAAGTTCTACAGGCCACCGAATTTAAAGTACTTGTCTGGCCAATGGATCCGGCTCTCCTGCACCGCCTTCCGGTCGAATGAATTCCACTCGTTCACCTTGACCTCGGCGCCGCACGAGAACTTTCTATCCTGCCACATCAAGGCTCAAGGTCCCTGGACCTGGAAGCTCAGGAATTATTTCGATCCCTGCAATTACAATCCGGAGGATGAACATCCGAAGATCAGGATAGAAGGTCCGTTCGGAGGTGGGAATCAAGACTGGTACAAATTCGAGGTCGCGGTGATGGTTGGCGGTGGTATCGGGGTCACTCCTTACGCCTCTATGCTCAATGACCTTGTTTTTGGAACGTCCACCAATAGGTACTCGGGAGTCGCCTGTAAAAAG GTCTATTTCCTGTGGATATGTCCTTCGCACAAGCACTTCGAGTGGTTCATCGACGTCCTCAGGGATGTTGAGCGGAAAGACGTCACCGATGTCTTAGaaattcatatatttattacacaatttttccataaattcGATTTGCGTACTACTATGTTG TATATTTGCGAGAACCACTTTCAAAGACTATCCAAGAAGAGCATCTTCACGGGACTGAAAGCGATAAATCATTTTGGTCGACCCGACATGACCTCGTTCTTGAAGTTTGTTCAGAAAAAACACAGCTAC GTCAGCAAAATAGGAGTATTTAGTTGCGGACCACGCCCCCTGACGAAGAGCGTGATGTCCTCCTGCGATGAGGTGAACAAAGGCCGTCGCCTGCCTTACTTCATCCATCATTTCGAGAACTTCGGCTAG